A window of Rhododendron vialii isolate Sample 1 chromosome 13a, ASM3025357v1 contains these coding sequences:
- the LOC131315281 gene encoding lactoylglutathione lyase GLX1-like: MADVAPIVLNDEILEWPKNDNRRFLHVVYRVGDLDRSIKFYTEAFGMTLLRKRDVPKDKYSSAVLGFGLEESTFVVELIHNYGVENYDIGTGFGHFGISTTDIYQLVETIRAKGGKITVEPGAAEGTTTVVAFVQDLDGYEFELFQRDATPEPLCQVMFHVVDLDRSIEFYEKALGMKLIVTIDRPEEKDTIAMMGYGDDPNQIAILELIYNYDVTEYTKGNAYSHIAISTDDVYKSAEVVKLVTQELGGKIIRQPGPFPGTNTKIIAFEDPEGWKTVLIDNQDFLKGLEE; the protein is encoded by the exons ATGGCCGACGTTGCACCTATTGTTCTCAATGATGAAATCTTGGAATGGCCAAAGAATGACAATCGCAGGTTCTTGCACGTTGTGTATCGCGTTGGTGACCTTGACCGCTCCATCAA GTTTTACACAGAAGCTTTTGGGATGACACTTCTAAGGAAGAGAGACGTTCCAAAGGACAAGTATTCAAGTGCTGTTCTTGGGTTTGGACTAGAAGAGTCTACTTTCGTAGTTGAGCTCATACACA ACTATGGAGTGGAAAATTATGACATAGGAACAGGCTTTGGGCATTTTGGTATTTCAACAACAGAC ATTTACCAGTTGGTTGAAACCATAAGGGCCAAGGGTGGCAAAATCACAGTGGAGCCTGGCGCGGCTGAAGGTACAACAACAGTCGTTGCTTTCGTGCAAGATCTTGATGGCTATGAATTTGAACTGTTCCAGAGAGATGCTACTCCTGAACCACTTTGTCAAGTAATGTTTCATGTTGTTGATCTCGATCGCTCTATCGAGTTCTATGAAAAG GCATTGGGGATGAAACTAATCGTGACGATTGACAGACCAGAGGAGAAG GACACAATAGCCATGATGGGCTATGGTGATGATCCTAATCAGATAGCTATTTTGGAGTTGATTTACAACTACGACGTTACTGAATATACCAAAGGAAATGCATATTCACAT ATTGCCATCAGTACTGATGATGTGTACAAAAGTGCTGAAGTTGTCAAACTAGTTACCCAAGAGCTTGGAGGGAAGATAATTCGACAACCAGGGCCATTTCCCGGCACCAACACCAAGATCATCGCTTTCGAAGATCCGGAGGGTTGGAAGACG GTTCTGATTGACAATCAAGACTTTCTGAAGGGACTGGAGGAGTGA
- the LOC131313999 gene encoding uncharacterized protein LOC131313999, producing MGWVKNVSAGHLGFSARSNKTPKSPHLALFNADEEREEEGRRRTTNFKDDEANYISIDRRRGRPTTTRYTNLYLDLVKENTKDHQIRAPFEDMEIDRQEENVMPPPTNHQPRFSQNTRLNDDDEDEDEDDDNINYDDADD from the exons ATGGGTTGGGTAAAAAATGTGTCCGCGGGTCATCTGGGCTTCTCAGCCAGATCTaacaaaacccccaaatccCCTCATTTGGCTTTGTTCAACGCggacgaagagagagaagaagaagggagacGACGAACGACGAACTTCAAAGATGACGAAGCCAACTATATATCGATCGATCGAAGAAGAGGACGACCCACGAccacaag ATACACGAACCTATATCTCGATCTTGTGAAGGAGAACACGAAAGACCACCAGATTAGGGCTCCATTTGAAG ATATGGAGATCGATCGACAAGAAGAAAACGTTATGCCTCCCCCGACCAACCACCAACCAAG gttttCGCAAAATACTAGGTTGAATGACGATGACGAAGAcgaagatgaagatgatgacAACATTAACTATGACGATGCCGATGACT